One Actinoplanes missouriensis 431 DNA segment encodes these proteins:
- a CDS encoding histone-like nucleoid-structuring protein Lsr2, with product MAKQVITLLTDDLDGGEADRTVEFGLDGVNYTIDLSEKNAGKLRKSLEPFLSAATRLGRAGVVPSTARRAAPASSSRSSRDQNQAIREWANKNGHPVSERGRIPSHIVEAYHNKR from the coding sequence ATGGCCAAGCAGGTAATTACTCTTCTCACCGACGACCTCGACGGCGGTGAGGCCGACCGCACCGTCGAATTCGGGCTGGATGGCGTGAACTACACCATCGACCTGTCCGAGAAGAACGCCGGCAAGCTGCGGAAATCCCTCGAGCCGTTCCTCTCCGCGGCCACCCGTCTCGGCCGGGCCGGTGTGGTTCCGTCCACCGCCCGCCGTGCCGCCCCGGCCAGTTCCAGCCGGTCGAGCCGCGACCAGAACCAGGCCATTCGCGAGTGGGCCAACAAGAACGGGCACCCGGTCTCGGAGCGCGGCCGCATCCCGAGCCACATCGTCGAGGCGTACCACAACAAGCGCTGA
- a CDS encoding MerR family transcriptional regulator codes for MASSPASAQMTIGEFGRRAGLSVKALRLYEASGLLPPAEVDTASSYRRYSAAQLDRAARIGLLRRLGMPLAVIGEVLDLPDAEAGKRLDRWWAGEQAAFSARQESYTWLRSRLAHGDEPERRYPVRIGLRPSHKVATLLVDVDQERLVPAMGEAEWEIRRMLEEQRATTTGERWVIYHRAVTPESEAPIEVCIPFTGSVEPVGRVALRIEPERLVAFAEVTRDDCFYPRITQAYEAVREHVTAAGMILTAPPREIYLDSWDRLTGTDPFVHVAQPFEG; via the coding sequence ATGGCTTCCTCTCCCGCTTCTGCACAGATGACCATCGGCGAGTTCGGGCGGCGGGCCGGGCTGTCGGTCAAGGCGTTGCGGCTCTACGAGGCGTCCGGGCTGCTGCCACCGGCCGAGGTGGACACCGCCAGCAGCTACCGGCGATACAGTGCCGCCCAGCTGGACCGGGCCGCCCGGATCGGCCTGCTGCGCCGTCTCGGCATGCCGCTCGCCGTGATCGGCGAGGTGCTCGACCTGCCGGATGCCGAGGCCGGCAAACGGCTGGACCGCTGGTGGGCGGGGGAGCAGGCGGCGTTCTCGGCCCGGCAGGAGAGTTACACCTGGTTGCGGAGCCGTCTGGCGCACGGTGACGAGCCGGAGCGGAGGTACCCGGTGCGGATCGGGCTGCGGCCGTCGCACAAGGTCGCCACCCTCCTCGTCGACGTCGACCAGGAGAGGCTCGTGCCGGCCATGGGCGAGGCCGAGTGGGAGATCCGGCGCATGCTCGAGGAGCAGCGGGCCACCACCACCGGTGAGCGCTGGGTGATCTACCACCGCGCGGTCACGCCGGAGAGCGAGGCGCCGATCGAGGTCTGCATCCCGTTCACCGGCTCGGTCGAGCCGGTCGGCAGGGTCGCTCTCCGGATCGAGCCGGAGCGCCTGGTGGCGTTCGCCGAGGTGACCCGGGACGACTGCTTCTACCCGCGCATCACCCAGGCCTACGAGGCGGTCCGCGAGCACGTCACCGCGGCCGGGATGATCCTCACCGCGCCGCCCCGCGAGATCTATCTGGACAGCTGGGACCGGTTGACCGGCACCGATCCGTTCGTGCACGTCGCCCAGCCCTTCGAGGGGTGA
- a CDS encoding NAD-dependent epimerase/dehydratase family protein, whose amino-acid sequence MRVVIVGASGNAGTALLRRLRTEPGIEAVGICRRLPEQRGTGVEWHSVDVGHESATELLTPIFATADAVVNLAWQIQPSHDQRRLYRTNVLGSRAIFQAVLRAGVPSLVQASSVGVYSPGPKHAYVTEDWRRAGVLESSYSRHKALVERMLDEIESDHPTLRVVRVRPGLIFQRDAGTEIGRYFAGPLLPARLLRFGWIPLIPAHPNLRMQAVHADDVAEAYLSILSSDVHGAFNLAAGPVLDPDSAARAFRGLPVPVPGVALEGAAALSWWLRLQPVDRGWVKLALKAPLMSCDRAVSELGWRPRTDAISALRELVAGLAGRAHTESPPLRADPDMPGRMGGLLRGRLPGTGNPY is encoded by the coding sequence ATGCGTGTAGTCATCGTGGGTGCCAGCGGCAACGCCGGAACCGCCCTGCTGCGCCGGCTCCGCACCGAACCCGGCATCGAGGCAGTCGGAATCTGCCGGCGACTTCCCGAGCAACGGGGCACCGGCGTCGAATGGCATTCGGTGGACGTCGGGCACGAGTCCGCCACCGAACTCCTCACGCCGATCTTCGCGACCGCGGACGCCGTGGTGAACCTGGCCTGGCAGATCCAGCCGAGTCATGACCAGCGCCGGCTCTACCGCACGAACGTGCTGGGCAGCCGCGCCATCTTCCAGGCAGTGCTGCGCGCCGGTGTGCCGTCGCTGGTCCAGGCGTCCTCGGTCGGCGTCTACTCACCCGGGCCGAAGCACGCGTACGTCACCGAGGACTGGCGGCGCGCCGGTGTGCTCGAATCGTCGTACAGCCGGCACAAGGCTCTCGTGGAACGCATGCTCGACGAGATCGAGTCCGACCATCCCACGCTGCGGGTGGTCCGCGTACGCCCCGGCCTGATCTTCCAGCGGGACGCCGGCACCGAGATCGGCCGCTACTTCGCCGGCCCGCTGCTCCCCGCCCGCCTGCTCCGCTTCGGCTGGATCCCGCTGATTCCCGCCCACCCGAACCTGCGGATGCAGGCGGTCCACGCCGACGACGTGGCCGAGGCCTACCTGTCGATCCTCTCGTCCGACGTCCACGGCGCCTTCAACCTCGCGGCCGGCCCGGTCCTCGACCCGGACTCGGCAGCACGCGCCTTCCGCGGCCTGCCGGTGCCGGTTCCCGGTGTCGCCCTGGAGGGCGCCGCCGCGCTGAGCTGGTGGCTGCGCCTGCAACCGGTGGACCGCGGCTGGGTCAAGCTGGCGCTGAAGGCCCCCCTGATGAGCTGCGACCGCGCCGTCTCCGAACTGGGCTGGCGCCCGCGTACCGACGCCATCTCCGCGTTGCGCGAGCTGGTCGCCGGCCTCGCCGGCCGCGCGCACACGGAAAGCCCGCCGCTGCGCGCCGACCCCGACATGCCCGGGCGGATGGGAGGCCTCCTGCGAGGCCGCCTGCCAGGCACCGGAAACCCCTACTGA
- a CDS encoding HipA family kinase codes for MLREVTAIRYVTPLREGGSLPGVVEADDLGTYVVKFRGAGQGPKALVAEVIAGELARRLGLPVPDLAKVELDPIVARAEPDEEVQELIKASAGSNLGMDFLPGSLGYDPNAHPVEPGLASRVVAFDAFVENVDRSWRNPNLLIWHGGLWLIDHGATLYFHHNWARAAAVVHRPYRWDDHVLKQFATELATEGPRLAERITPELLTEVLALVPDEWLEDGDRKAYFDHLSQRAAQPEAWLP; via the coding sequence GTGCTTCGTGAGGTCACTGCTATCCGGTATGTCACTCCGCTCCGCGAGGGCGGCTCCCTCCCCGGCGTCGTCGAGGCGGACGACCTCGGCACCTACGTGGTCAAGTTCCGCGGGGCCGGGCAGGGACCCAAGGCGCTCGTCGCCGAGGTGATCGCCGGGGAGCTGGCTCGGCGGCTCGGGCTGCCGGTCCCGGACCTGGCGAAGGTGGAACTCGATCCGATCGTGGCGCGCGCCGAGCCGGACGAAGAGGTCCAGGAGCTGATCAAGGCGAGCGCCGGCAGCAATCTGGGCATGGACTTCCTGCCCGGTTCGCTCGGTTACGACCCCAACGCGCACCCGGTCGAGCCGGGGCTGGCCAGCCGGGTGGTGGCCTTCGACGCGTTCGTGGAGAACGTCGACCGCAGCTGGCGCAATCCGAACCTCCTGATCTGGCACGGCGGGCTCTGGCTGATCGATCACGGGGCCACCCTCTATTTCCACCACAACTGGGCACGGGCGGCGGCTGTGGTGCACCGCCCCTACCGCTGGGACGACCACGTGCTCAAGCAGTTCGCCACCGAGCTGGCGACCGAGGGGCCGCGGCTGGCCGAGCGGATCACCCCGGAGCTGCTGACCGAGGTGCTGGCGCTGGTGCCGGACGAGTGGCTGGAGGACGGCGACCGGAAAGCGTATTTCGACCACCTTTCTCAGCGCGCCGCGCAGCCGGAGGCGTGGCTGCCGTGA
- a CDS encoding DUF3037 domain-containing protein encodes MKIPYEYAVIQAVPRIERGELINVGVVLYCQRQDFLDARTHLDPDRLRALDPAADVPAIGAALAAWGRTCAGGGPSAGMKLGERFRWLVAPRSTILRAGPVHMGLAEDPAAELERLADLLVR; translated from the coding sequence GTGAAGATCCCCTACGAGTACGCCGTCATCCAGGCCGTCCCGCGGATCGAGCGGGGTGAGCTGATCAACGTCGGGGTCGTCCTGTACTGCCAGCGGCAGGACTTCCTGGACGCCCGCACCCACCTGGACCCCGACCGGCTGCGGGCGTTGGACCCGGCCGCCGACGTGCCGGCGATCGGCGCCGCCCTGGCCGCGTGGGGCCGGACCTGCGCGGGTGGCGGCCCGTCGGCAGGCATGAAACTGGGCGAACGGTTCCGCTGGCTCGTCGCGCCGCGCAGCACCATCCTGCGGGCCGGCCCCGTCCACATGGGCCTCGCCGAGGACCCGGCCGCCGAGCTGGAGAGGCTCGCCGACCTGCTGGTCCGCTGA
- a CDS encoding transglutaminase-like domain-containing protein: MDYTRQTRFSDPGRHRDRLTALPRDVAGIGAVARNVLVHYRASGLDFPPDRLAEIDNRWVERILDTVRFDGPLGTPCPAEQRVVGCCRDFTLFTVAALRAHGVPARSRVGFADYLEEGFHVDHVVTEWHDGSRWVATDTQLNPAAGYPVDVADVPLGPGGLRTAAQAWRAFRRGEDDPQTYGVGAGVPIRGPLMIRSYVLLELAHRMGDEVLLWDLWGDEAAFVESLGPAPLAESWAALPPSWPGDGPELIDEIADLLVAADGGSLVAERTLAERYASDPRLRPGDVVSCHSPRGVRYEVDLRSRAPAGA, translated from the coding sequence ATGGACTACACCCGGCAGACACGCTTCTCCGACCCCGGCCGGCACCGCGACCGCCTGACCGCGCTGCCCCGTGACGTGGCGGGCATCGGCGCGGTCGCCCGCAACGTGCTGGTGCACTACCGCGCCTCCGGGCTGGACTTCCCACCCGACCGGCTCGCCGAGATCGACAACCGCTGGGTGGAGCGCATCCTCGACACGGTCCGCTTCGACGGGCCGCTCGGCACGCCGTGCCCGGCGGAGCAGCGCGTGGTCGGCTGCTGCCGCGACTTCACGCTGTTCACGGTGGCGGCGTTGCGGGCCCACGGCGTCCCGGCGCGCAGCCGGGTCGGGTTCGCCGACTACCTCGAGGAGGGCTTCCACGTCGACCACGTCGTGACCGAGTGGCACGACGGCTCTCGCTGGGTCGCCACCGACACCCAGCTCAACCCGGCCGCGGGCTACCCGGTGGACGTCGCCGACGTGCCGCTCGGTCCGGGCGGGCTGCGCACGGCGGCGCAGGCGTGGCGCGCCTTCCGGCGCGGTGAGGACGACCCTCAGACGTACGGGGTGGGCGCCGGCGTGCCGATCCGGGGCCCGCTGATGATCCGGAGCTATGTGCTGCTGGAGCTCGCTCACCGGATGGGCGACGAGGTGCTGCTCTGGGACCTCTGGGGTGACGAGGCGGCATTCGTCGAGTCGCTGGGCCCGGCGCCGCTGGCCGAGTCCTGGGCGGCGCTGCCGCCGTCGTGGCCGGGGGACGGGCCGGAGCTGATCGACGAGATCGCCGACCTGCTGGTCGCGGCGGACGGCGGCTCTCTGGTCGCTGAGCGGACGCTTGCCGAGCGCTATGCGTCCGACCCGCGCCTGCGACCCGGCGACGTGGTCAGCTGTCATTCGCCGCGGGGCGTTCGTTACGAGGTCGACCTGCGGTCGCGGGCGCCGGCCGGGGCGTGA
- a CDS encoding putative bifunctional diguanylate cyclase/phosphodiesterase — protein MPSRWSAALFGVWMAVLVVVLVLEPGLQSPLRLLAGASAVAAVVAGMRGRQPDDTRPWWLLAAAVGLSAAGGAASTAPAFLTDRLVWLEPAGTVLLLVAYLLLAVALGLFVRRRTESARDRAGLLDALTVTAGVALLIWTFVVGPRFDGSTADTWADLAMPLADLLCLGFLIRLATMPGRLVAPGHCLGAGVFAMLVADVARHPAVGHVAFYMAAGLAALIPSMAELTRPGEKPPVETSRGRLALLALAALVAPTVLLVKMYRDSQVAGLTVVAALSMLMLLLVLARMAGIMTSHGQVMARERGLREASAALVSAADTESVGLAVRTAVAQLIPGDAPHGVVLAVTIVQAEPQSPEAAAQAAVDRATGTAARLVSTRDVDWAVAVRLSQFNKTLRCPMVLKDRPTGDPLLGVLHVGAPTWALLELQRSVEVLAGQVALALERIALSQEVARRNSETYFRTLIQNTADVIMIIDERDRIRYASPSAVGVFGGDPTGALLPEVIHPGERDRLSEVLTAVRGGDQLQQQLDFRARGNRRTEVLLELHCRDLRAEPTVAGLVVTMRDVTEQRQLERELTHQAFHDAMTGLANRVLFNDRLKHALARGARDGSVVGVLFIDLDDFKIVNDTLGHAVGDQLLIAVAHRIAGALRADDTAARLGGDEFAALVENVNDPGAVEETANRIFEAFAQPVETDAKPLYPAASIGITTTPEADDADELLRQADLALYVAKGAGKNQWRRYQAHLHAEMVERLELRSALDHAVNEGHFLLHYQPIVDLAAGTAVGFEALVRWHHPRRGIVTPDQFIEVAEESGLILPMGRWVLEEALRTAAEWRRILPAGQAPYMSVNVSVRQFRESGFVDQVRAALTSTGVPANSLMLEITETLLVKDDEQIWADLGILRDMGIRIAIDDFGTGYSSLGYLRQRPIDVVKIDKMFIDDMVTSQQPMALVSGIVNLAQSQGLVVVAEGIEQPAHRDLLVKMGCPLGQGYLFSSPLGPTEVLAWLRNTQSVAV, from the coding sequence ATGCCGAGCAGGTGGTCCGCCGCCCTCTTCGGCGTCTGGATGGCGGTCCTCGTCGTGGTTCTGGTGCTGGAACCCGGACTGCAGAGCCCGCTGCGCCTGCTCGCCGGCGCCTCCGCGGTCGCCGCCGTGGTCGCCGGGATGCGCGGCCGCCAGCCGGACGACACCCGGCCCTGGTGGCTGCTCGCCGCGGCGGTCGGCCTGTCGGCGGCCGGTGGCGCGGCCTCCACGGCACCCGCGTTCCTCACCGATCGGCTGGTCTGGCTGGAACCGGCCGGTACGGTGCTGCTGCTCGTCGCGTACCTGCTGCTGGCGGTCGCCCTCGGGCTCTTCGTCCGCCGCCGCACCGAGTCGGCGCGGGACCGGGCCGGGCTGCTCGACGCGCTCACCGTCACCGCCGGGGTGGCGCTGCTGATCTGGACGTTCGTGGTCGGGCCCCGCTTCGACGGCTCCACCGCCGACACCTGGGCCGACCTGGCCATGCCCCTCGCCGACCTGCTCTGCCTGGGCTTCCTGATCCGGCTGGCGACCATGCCGGGCCGGCTCGTCGCGCCCGGGCACTGCCTCGGCGCCGGGGTGTTCGCGATGCTGGTCGCCGACGTGGCCCGGCACCCGGCCGTCGGGCACGTCGCGTTCTACATGGCGGCCGGGCTGGCCGCGCTGATCCCGTCGATGGCCGAACTGACCCGCCCGGGCGAGAAGCCGCCCGTCGAGACCAGCCGGGGGCGGCTCGCGCTGCTCGCGCTCGCCGCCCTGGTCGCGCCGACCGTGCTGCTGGTCAAGATGTACCGGGACAGCCAGGTGGCGGGCCTGACCGTGGTGGCCGCGCTGAGCATGCTGATGCTGCTGCTCGTGCTGGCCCGGATGGCCGGGATCATGACGAGTCACGGGCAGGTGATGGCGCGCGAGCGTGGCCTGCGGGAGGCGTCCGCGGCCCTCGTCTCGGCCGCCGACACCGAATCGGTCGGGCTCGCCGTGCGTACGGCGGTGGCCCAGCTCATCCCCGGCGACGCGCCGCACGGCGTGGTCCTCGCGGTGACGATCGTGCAGGCCGAGCCGCAGTCACCGGAGGCCGCCGCGCAGGCCGCCGTGGACCGGGCGACGGGCACTGCCGCGCGCCTGGTCTCCACCCGGGACGTGGACTGGGCGGTCGCGGTGCGTCTCAGCCAGTTCAACAAGACGCTGCGCTGCCCGATGGTGCTCAAGGACCGGCCGACCGGCGACCCGCTGCTCGGCGTGCTGCACGTCGGTGCGCCGACCTGGGCGCTGCTGGAGCTGCAGCGCTCGGTGGAGGTGCTCGCCGGCCAGGTGGCGCTGGCCCTGGAGCGGATAGCGCTGAGCCAGGAGGTGGCACGGCGCAACAGCGAGACTTATTTCCGCACGCTGATCCAGAACACCGCCGACGTCATCATGATCATCGACGAGCGGGACCGGATCCGGTACGCGAGCCCGTCCGCGGTCGGCGTCTTCGGCGGTGACCCGACCGGCGCGCTGCTCCCCGAGGTGATCCATCCCGGTGAGCGGGACCGGCTGTCCGAGGTGCTGACCGCCGTCCGCGGCGGTGACCAGTTGCAGCAGCAACTCGATTTCCGGGCGCGGGGCAACCGCCGTACCGAGGTCTTGCTCGAATTGCACTGCCGCGACCTGCGCGCCGAGCCGACGGTGGCCGGTCTCGTCGTCACGATGCGCGATGTCACCGAACAGCGGCAGCTCGAACGCGAGCTCACCCACCAGGCGTTCCACGACGCGATGACCGGGTTGGCGAACCGGGTGCTCTTCAACGACCGGCTCAAGCACGCCCTCGCCCGCGGCGCCCGGGACGGCTCGGTGGTCGGCGTGCTCTTCATCGACCTGGACGACTTCAAAATCGTCAACGACACGCTCGGCCACGCCGTCGGCGACCAGCTGCTGATCGCCGTGGCGCACCGGATCGCCGGGGCGCTGCGGGCCGACGACACGGCGGCCCGGCTCGGCGGCGACGAGTTCGCCGCCCTGGTCGAGAACGTCAACGACCCGGGCGCCGTCGAGGAGACCGCCAACCGGATCTTCGAGGCCTTCGCCCAGCCGGTCGAGACCGACGCCAAACCCCTCTACCCGGCGGCCAGCATCGGCATCACGACCACGCCGGAGGCGGACGACGCCGACGAGCTGCTCCGCCAGGCCGACCTCGCGCTCTACGTCGCGAAGGGCGCCGGCAAGAACCAGTGGCGCCGCTACCAGGCGCACCTGCACGCCGAGATGGTCGAACGCCTGGAACTGCGCTCGGCGCTCGACCACGCCGTCAACGAGGGTCACTTCCTGCTGCACTACCAGCCGATCGTGGACCTGGCAGCGGGCACGGCGGTCGGCTTCGAGGCGCTGGTCCGCTGGCACCACCCGCGTCGGGGCATCGTCACGCCGGACCAGTTCATCGAGGTCGCGGAGGAGAGCGGCCTGATCCTGCCGATGGGCCGGTGGGTGCTCGAGGAGGCGCTGCGCACGGCCGCCGAGTGGCGCCGGATCCTGCCGGCCGGGCAGGCGCCGTACATGAGCGTGAACGTGTCGGTCCGGCAGTTCCGCGAGTCCGGATTCGTCGATCAGGTACGCGCCGCCCTGACCAGCACCGGCGTTCCGGCGAACAGCCTGATGCTGGAGATCACCGAGACCCTGCTGGTGAAGGACGACGAACAGATCTGGGCCGATCTCGGCATTCTGCGGGACATGGGCATCCGGATCGCCATCGACGACTTCGGCACCGGGTATTCGTCGCTCGGCTATCTCCGCCAGCGCCCGATCGACGTCGTGAAGATCGACAAGATGTTCATCGACGACATGGTGACGAGTCAGCAGCCGATGGCCCTGGTCAGCGGAATCGTCAATCTGGCGCAGTCCCAGGGCCTTGTCGTGGTCGCCGAGGGGATCGAGCAGCCCGCGCACCGGGATCTGCTGGTGAAGATGGGATGCCCGCTGGGGCAGGGCTATCTGTTCAGCAGTCCGCTGGGGCCGACCGAGGTGCTGGCGTGGCTTCGTAACACCCAGTCGGTGGCCGTCTGA